Proteins from a genomic interval of Bradyrhizobium sp. CCGB01:
- a CDS encoding PAS domain-containing hybrid sensor histidine kinase/response regulator: MQAWFVLAVAAGYVTTLFLVAWWGDRRSAGGPLVSPNSWAAAISYCLTLAVYNTSWSFYGSVGRAATSGLDFATIYIGPTLVLLFGQPLLSKVIAIAKAQNVTSISDFIAARYGKSQVLAAFVTLASLLGVLPYIALQLKAVGKSFDYLILQPERAGGEALRFWQDSAFGVAASMALFAIVFGVRHVHASEHHRGLMLAIAFESVVKLVAFLIVALFVLFGLSRGPAALLSQFQSDPQLAGILAFDPTQPVWPSTIIISAIAFLCLPQAFHVAVVENESPSHTRTAAWLYPAYLALFSLLILPIAAAGLDRFGAMMDPDTYVISLPIAADASTVSLIAFLGGLSAATGMVIMTSVALSTMLCNDVIMPLLLRSRFFGLRAQSRPMTSVLVAVRRLSILGILLLAYLMHRLVNQSYPLTVIGLLSFVAVAQFGPAFVGGLFWPRANKTGASIGIAVGFFVWAYTLLLPSAAPLWPAIEEIVRQGPWQLAWLRPNALLGLGGIDPISHATLWSLGANLVCFLMFSALGRQSTVERNQAAAFADGVVRESIPKLSSRVVVRLDDLRALALRFVGAERGVAAFDGYLAARIAGTGPRLDPSGLVDLDSIRFTENLLAGAIGAASARVVIAASLEGHSLSRRAAMAMLDEASEALRFNRSLLQSTLESVPQGICAFDADFNITAWNGRFIALLDLPPDFVRVGLPLAELIAFNVERGEYAASEFAALLVNRDVATQRWPYLYERKRPDGTVLEIVYDRVAEGGYVSTYTDVTERHRAAEALRRANEGLELRVRERTEALEQAKAEAEQANLGKTRFLAAASHDLLQPLNAARLFLSALDESLLQASSRAGDADKERTLASSAIAALRSTEHVLDRLLDISSYDAGAVRAEAFDFPIADLLVQLNVEFSAMAHERGLVLRVVDCRLAVRSDPHLLRRILQNLLSNALRYTPEGRILLGCRRRGDELRIEVWDTGVGIAAGDQSRIFEEFQRLTPGSEKGLGLGLAIVDRVSRLLDHPVDVRSRPGHGSCFAVTVPLARGPGRPLQRNRATAAPAAAERPLTILCLDNDATILKGLTALLGGWGHRVLVAANTAEAMAAATASPPDVVLLDYHLDGGRSGLDFLDDLRQKSGRAVRALVVTGDRSETVRKEARARGCEILSKPVKPAALRRFLGGEALSRQFGTKLEAP; this comes from the coding sequence TTGCAGGCGTGGTTCGTTCTCGCGGTCGCAGCCGGCTATGTGACCACGCTGTTCCTGGTCGCCTGGTGGGGCGATCGACGGAGCGCCGGTGGCCCGCTGGTCTCGCCAAATTCCTGGGCGGCCGCGATCAGCTATTGCCTGACGCTTGCGGTCTACAACACCTCGTGGAGCTTCTACGGATCGGTCGGGCGGGCCGCCACCAGCGGACTGGACTTCGCCACGATCTATATCGGCCCGACCCTGGTCCTGCTGTTCGGCCAGCCGCTCCTCTCCAAGGTGATCGCGATCGCGAAGGCGCAGAACGTCACCTCGATTTCGGACTTCATCGCCGCGCGCTACGGCAAGAGTCAGGTGCTCGCCGCCTTCGTGACGCTCGCATCGCTGCTTGGCGTGCTGCCCTACATCGCGCTTCAGCTCAAGGCGGTCGGCAAGAGCTTCGACTATCTGATCCTCCAGCCCGAGCGTGCCGGAGGCGAGGCATTGCGGTTCTGGCAGGATTCGGCGTTCGGCGTCGCGGCATCGATGGCGCTGTTCGCGATCGTGTTCGGCGTCCGGCATGTCCATGCCAGCGAGCATCATCGCGGCCTGATGCTCGCGATCGCCTTCGAGAGCGTCGTCAAGCTGGTCGCATTCCTGATCGTTGCGCTGTTCGTGCTGTTCGGCCTCTCGCGCGGGCCGGCCGCCCTGCTGTCGCAGTTCCAATCGGATCCGCAATTGGCCGGCATTCTCGCCTTCGATCCGACGCAGCCGGTTTGGCCCTCGACGATCATCATCTCGGCGATCGCCTTCCTCTGCCTGCCGCAGGCATTTCACGTCGCCGTCGTCGAGAACGAGAGCCCGAGCCACACGCGCACCGCAGCGTGGCTCTATCCTGCGTATCTTGCGCTGTTCAGCCTGCTGATCCTGCCGATCGCCGCGGCCGGTCTCGACCGGTTCGGCGCGATGATGGACCCCGACACCTACGTCATCTCGCTGCCGATCGCGGCGGACGCGAGCACCGTCAGCCTGATCGCCTTCCTGGGCGGGCTGTCGGCCGCTACCGGCATGGTGATCATGACCTCCGTCGCGCTCAGCACCATGCTCTGCAACGACGTCATCATGCCGCTGCTGCTGCGGTCGCGCTTCTTCGGCCTGCGTGCGCAGAGCCGGCCGATGACGTCGGTGTTGGTGGCCGTGCGGCGGCTCTCGATACTCGGCATCCTGCTGCTCGCCTATCTGATGCACCGCCTGGTCAACCAGTCCTATCCGCTCACCGTGATCGGACTTCTATCGTTCGTCGCGGTCGCGCAATTCGGTCCGGCGTTCGTCGGAGGGCTGTTCTGGCCGCGCGCCAACAAGACCGGCGCCTCGATCGGGATCGCAGTCGGGTTTTTCGTCTGGGCTTATACGCTGCTGCTGCCCTCGGCGGCGCCACTCTGGCCCGCGATCGAGGAGATCGTTCGCCAAGGCCCGTGGCAGCTCGCCTGGCTCAGGCCGAACGCGCTGCTCGGCCTCGGAGGGATCGATCCGATCTCGCACGCCACGCTCTGGAGCCTCGGCGCCAACCTCGTCTGTTTCCTCATGTTCTCGGCGCTGGGGCGGCAATCCACCGTCGAGCGCAACCAGGCCGCGGCTTTTGCCGATGGTGTGGTCCGCGAGTCCATTCCGAAACTGTCCTCCCGCGTGGTGGTCCGGCTCGACGATCTCCGCGCGCTGGCGCTGCGGTTTGTCGGCGCGGAGCGCGGCGTGGCGGCCTTCGACGGCTATCTCGCGGCTCGCATCGCCGGCACCGGGCCGCGACTCGATCCGTCGGGGCTCGTCGATCTCGACTCGATCCGGTTCACCGAGAACCTGCTTGCCGGCGCGATCGGTGCGGCATCGGCGCGCGTGGTGATCGCGGCGTCGCTGGAAGGGCACTCGCTGTCGCGGCGGGCGGCGATGGCGATGCTCGATGAAGCCTCGGAGGCGTTGCGCTTCAACCGCAGCCTCCTGCAGAGCACGCTGGAGAGCGTGCCGCAGGGCATTTGCGCATTCGATGCGGATTTCAACATCACGGCATGGAACGGCCGGTTCATCGCGCTCCTGGACCTGCCGCCGGATTTCGTTCGCGTGGGGCTTCCACTGGCGGAGCTCATCGCCTTCAACGTCGAGCGCGGTGAATATGCCGCGTCCGAATTCGCCGCGCTCCTGGTCAATCGTGACGTCGCCACGCAGCGCTGGCCCTATCTGTACGAGCGCAAGCGGCCGGACGGCACGGTGCTCGAGATCGTCTACGACCGCGTTGCCGAGGGCGGCTACGTCTCGACCTACACCGACGTCACCGAGCGTCACCGTGCCGCGGAAGCCCTGCGGCGCGCCAATGAGGGGCTCGAGCTGCGTGTCCGCGAGCGGACCGAGGCGCTCGAGCAGGCGAAGGCGGAGGCCGAGCAGGCCAATCTCGGCAAGACCCGCTTCCTGGCGGCGGCCAGCCACGATCTGCTGCAACCGCTGAACGCGGCCCGTCTGTTTCTGTCCGCGCTCGACGAGAGCCTGCTGCAGGCCTCGTCGCGAGCCGGCGATGCCGACAAGGAGCGCACCTTGGCGAGCAGCGCGATTGCGGCGCTACGCTCGACCGAGCACGTGCTGGACAGGCTGCTCGACATCTCCTCCTACGATGCCGGCGCCGTTCGCGCCGAGGCCTTCGACTTTCCGATCGCCGATCTGCTCGTGCAGCTGAACGTCGAGTTCTCGGCGATGGCGCACGAGCGCGGGCTCGTCCTCCGCGTCGTCGATTGCCGCCTCGCCGTGCGCAGCGATCCGCATTTGCTGCGCCGCATCTTGCAGAACCTGCTGTCCAACGCGCTCCGCTACACGCCCGAGGGACGCATCCTGCTCGGCTGCCGGCGGCGCGGCGACGAGCTGCGCATCGAGGTCTGGGATACCGGCGTCGGGATCGCGGCGGGGGACCAGTCACGCATATTCGAAGAGTTCCAGCGTCTCACGCCCGGGTCGGAGAAGGGATTGGGCCTGGGGCTCGCCATCGTCGATCGTGTGTCGCGGCTGCTGGACCATCCCGTCGACGTCCGTTCGCGCCCTGGGCACGGGTCGTGCTTTGCCGTCACGGTGCCGCTTGCGCGCGGGCCGGGCAGGCCGCTTCAGCGCAATCGCGCGACTGCAGCGCCCGCGGCGGCGGAACGGCCGTTGACGATCCTGTGTCTCGACAATGATGCAACGATCCTCAAGGGCCTGACGGCGCTGCTCGGCGGCTGGGGGCATCGCGTGCTGGTCGCGGCAAATACCGCCGAGGCGATGGCTGCAGCCACGGCCAGTCCGCCCGACGTCGTGTTGCTCGACTACCATCTCGATGGCGGCCGCAGCGGCTTGGACTTTCTCGACGATCTCAGGCAGAAGTCAGGTCGCGCCGTCCGCGCGCTGGTCGTCACCGGCGATCGCAGCGAGACGGTGCGCAAGGAGGCGAGGGCGCGCGGCTGCGAGATCCTGTCGAAGCCGGTCAAGCCGGCAGCTCTGCGGCGCTTCCTCGGCGGCGAAGCCCTGAGCCGGCAGTTCGGGACTAAACTGGAGGCTCCCTGA
- the mctP gene encoding monocarboxylate uptake permease MctP, translating to MLTNVDSAAFAVFLALFILVTGMGFVASRWRKPETLAHLDEWGLGGRKFGTWITWFLVGGDFYTAYTVIAVPALVYAVGAYGFFALPYTIIVYPFVFAVMPVLWKVAKERGYVTAGDVVRGAYGSRGLELAVAATGVLATMPYIALQLIGMEVAIKALGLHGEVPLVLAFLVLALYTYSSGLRAPALIAFVKDIMIYIVVIAAIAIVPSRLGGYGAIFTAADAAFAAKGSGGILLSPAQIVPYASLALGSALAAFMYPHTLTGIFASSGGNTIRKNAMLLPAYTLLLGLLALLGYMGHAAGLKLASNNDVVPELFKMLFPSWFAGFAFAAIAIGALVPAAVMSIGAANLFTRNFWKVWVDPKVTPAGEAKVAKITSMLVKVGALLAILLMPTQFALDLQLLGGLWILQTLPALVFGLYLNWFSSTALLAGWAVGLAGGSWLAWSDGLKPLHSVDYGMGPVAIYTGLLALALNIVVAVAVNLVLKRMPQERLSREAA from the coding sequence ATGTTGACTAACGTCGATAGCGCGGCGTTCGCCGTATTCCTCGCCTTGTTCATCCTCGTCACCGGCATGGGCTTCGTCGCCTCGCGGTGGCGCAAGCCGGAGACGCTCGCCCATCTCGACGAGTGGGGCCTCGGCGGCCGCAAGTTCGGGACCTGGATCACCTGGTTCCTGGTCGGCGGCGATTTCTACACTGCCTATACGGTGATCGCCGTTCCTGCGCTGGTCTATGCGGTCGGCGCCTACGGATTCTTCGCGCTTCCCTACACCATCATCGTCTACCCCTTCGTGTTCGCGGTGATGCCGGTGCTGTGGAAGGTCGCCAAGGAACGCGGCTATGTCACCGCGGGTGACGTGGTACGCGGCGCCTACGGATCGCGCGGTCTCGAGCTCGCGGTCGCGGCCACCGGCGTGCTGGCGACGATGCCCTACATCGCGCTCCAGCTGATCGGCATGGAGGTCGCGATCAAGGCGCTCGGCCTTCACGGCGAAGTGCCGCTCGTTCTCGCCTTCCTGGTGCTCGCGCTCTACACCTATTCGTCGGGCCTGCGCGCACCGGCGCTGATCGCCTTCGTCAAGGACATCATGATCTACATCGTGGTGATCGCCGCGATCGCGATCGTGCCGTCCAGGCTTGGCGGCTACGGCGCGATCTTCACCGCGGCGGATGCGGCATTCGCCGCAAAGGGTTCTGGCGGGATCCTGCTGTCGCCGGCGCAGATCGTGCCCTATGCCTCGCTGGCGTTGGGCTCGGCGCTCGCCGCCTTCATGTACCCGCACACGCTGACCGGCATCTTCGCGTCCTCGGGTGGCAACACCATTCGCAAGAATGCGATGCTGCTGCCGGCCTACACGCTGCTGCTCGGTCTGCTCGCGCTGCTTGGCTACATGGGCCATGCGGCGGGGTTGAAGCTCGCGAGCAACAACGACGTCGTGCCCGAGCTGTTCAAGATGCTGTTCCCGAGCTGGTTCGCGGGCTTCGCCTTCGCCGCGATCGCGATCGGCGCGCTGGTGCCCGCCGCCGTCATGAGCATCGGCGCGGCCAACTTGTTCACCCGCAACTTCTGGAAGGTGTGGGTCGACCCGAAGGTGACGCCGGCGGGTGAGGCGAAGGTCGCCAAGATCACCTCCATGCTGGTGAAGGTCGGCGCACTGCTCGCCATCCTGCTGATGCCGACGCAGTTCGCGCTCGACCTGCAGCTGCTCGGAGGACTCTGGATCCTCCAGACCCTGCCGGCGCTGGTGTTCGGCCTCTATCTGAACTGGTTCTCGAGCACAGCGCTGCTGGCCGGCTGGGCCGTCGGCCTTGCAGGCGGATCGTGGCTCGCCTGGTCGGACGGGCTGAAGCCGCTGCACAGCGTCGACTACGGCATGGGCCCGGTTGCCATCTACACCGGCCTGCTGGCGCTCGCGCTCAACATCGTGGTTGCCGTCGCGGTCAACCTGGTGCTCAAGCGCATGCCCCAGGAACGGCTGTCCCGCGAGGCGGCCTGA
- a CDS encoding DUF3311 domain-containing protein translates to MIVPFYNVREPYLFGFPFFYWYQLAWVPLTSLLTYIVYRSVRHVD, encoded by the coding sequence ATGATCGTGCCGTTCTACAATGTCCGGGAGCCCTATCTGTTCGGCTTCCCGTTCTTCTACTGGTATCAGCTCGCCTGGGTGCCGCTGACCTCGCTCCTCACCTACATCGTCTACAGGAGCGTGCGCCATGTTGACTAA
- a CDS encoding MlaD family protein, producing the protein METRANYVLIGSFTLAVIAAAIGFVLWFQSLHTTKQRSPLRVVFEGPAAGLRNGGSVNFNGIRVGEVVSVKLDNPRRVVALAMVENNAPIRKDTLVGLEFQGLTGVAAISLKGGEEAAPPPALDEDGIPTLTADPNKLQDVTEAIRGTLQNINKIVADNQESVKNSLKNLETFTNSLARNSEKIDGVMAKVDGVMLKADSLMLGLNTLAGGKDGGELFQAVKSIRELADDFDKRSGALMTDGRRTLGDISRAVNNFDRNPTRVLFGASNSSAQPAPAPEPPKPAPSNERRRQ; encoded by the coding sequence ATGGAAACGCGGGCGAATTACGTATTGATTGGATCGTTCACGCTGGCGGTGATCGCCGCGGCGATCGGCTTCGTGCTGTGGTTCCAGTCACTGCACACCACCAAGCAGCGCAGCCCCCTGCGCGTCGTGTTCGAAGGCCCGGCGGCGGGCCTGCGCAACGGCGGCAGCGTCAACTTCAACGGTATCAGGGTAGGTGAGGTGGTCTCGGTGAAGCTGGACAACCCGCGGCGGGTTGTCGCACTCGCCATGGTCGAGAACAACGCTCCGATCCGCAAGGACACCCTGGTTGGCCTCGAATTCCAGGGCCTGACCGGCGTTGCCGCGATTTCGCTCAAGGGCGGCGAGGAGGCCGCGCCCCCGCCGGCGCTCGACGAGGACGGCATCCCGACGCTGACCGCCGATCCAAACAAGCTGCAGGACGTCACCGAGGCGATCCGCGGCACGCTCCAGAACATCAACAAGATCGTGGCCGACAATCAGGAGTCGGTGAAGAACTCGCTGAAGAATCTCGAGACCTTCACCAACTCGCTCGCGCGCAATTCCGAGAAGATCGACGGCGTGATGGCCAAGGTCGACGGCGTGATGCTCAAGGCCGACAGCCTCATGCTCGGCCTCAACACGCTCGCCGGCGGCAAGGACGGCGGCGAGCTGTTCCAGGCGGTGAAGTCGATCCGAGAACTGGCCGACGATTTCGACAAGCGCTCCGGCGCATTGATGACCGATGGCCGCCGTACGCTGGGCGACATCAGCCGCGCCGTGAACAATTTCGACCGCAACCCGACCCGCGTGCTGTTCGGCGCCAGCAACAGCAGTGCGCAACCGGCTCCGGCGCCCGAGCCGCCGAAGCCTGCGCCTTCGAACGAGCGCCGCCGGCAGTAG
- a CDS encoding ABC transporter ATP-binding protein: MAGEIQDPIIRVRDITVQFGATRVLDGLNLDVKRGEILGFVGPSGAGKSVLTRTIIGLVPKVAGSIEVFGVDLDSSSTSQRRNVERRWGVLFQQGALFSSLTVRQNIQFPMREYLRVSQRLMDEITLAKLTMVGLKPEVADRFPSELSGGMIKRVALARALSLDPDLVFLDEPTSGLDPIGAGDFDELVRTLQRTLGLTVFMVTHDLDSLYTACDRIAVLGNGKIIAAGSIADMQASQHPWLRQYFHGKRARAVMG; the protein is encoded by the coding sequence ATGGCTGGCGAGATTCAAGATCCGATCATCCGCGTCCGCGACATCACGGTGCAGTTCGGCGCGACGCGCGTGCTCGACGGCCTCAACCTCGACGTCAAGCGCGGCGAGATTTTGGGATTTGTCGGCCCATCGGGCGCGGGCAAGTCGGTGTTGACGCGCACCATCATCGGCCTCGTGCCGAAGGTCGCGGGCTCCATCGAGGTGTTCGGCGTCGACCTCGATTCCTCCAGCACCTCGCAGCGCCGCAACGTCGAGCGCCGCTGGGGCGTGCTGTTTCAGCAGGGCGCGTTGTTCTCCTCACTGACCGTGCGGCAGAACATCCAGTTTCCGATGCGCGAATATCTGCGCGTGTCGCAGCGGCTGATGGACGAGATCACCCTGGCCAAGCTCACCATGGTCGGGCTCAAGCCGGAAGTCGCCGATCGCTTCCCTTCCGAACTGTCGGGCGGCATGATCAAGCGCGTGGCGCTGGCGCGCGCGCTCTCGCTCGATCCCGATCTCGTGTTCCTCGACGAGCCGACCTCGGGCCTGGACCCGATCGGCGCCGGCGATTTCGACGAACTGGTCAGGACGCTCCAGCGTACTTTGGGCCTGACCGTTTTCATGGTAACCCACGACCTCGACAGCCTTTACACGGCTTGTGACCGCATCGCCGTTTTAGGGAACGGTAAGATCATTGCGGCAGGGTCGATTGCCGACATGCAGGCCTCGCAGCATCCCTGGCTGAGGCAGTATTTCCATGGCAAGCGCGCCCGCGCGGTCATGGGCTGA
- a CDS encoding ABC transporter permease encodes MNGDPKLERIAKGNALALCATGTWTASFAPVLERMVADAEKLAGGSQSIFIDVSEVAKLDTFGAWLIERLRRSLTQGPVEAQIAGLSANYSSLVDEVRRVRATPVVDSSTVTITGMLEQIGRTVAGVAGTVAGLVDMLGAVLAAGFRVLIHPRSFRLTSTVHHMEQVCWRAVPIIVLITFLIGCIIAQQGIFHFRRFGADIFVVDMLGVLVLREIGVLLVAIMVAGRSGSAYTAELGSMKMREEIDALRTMGFDPIEVLVLPRMLALVLALPILAFLGAMAALYGGGLVAWLYGGVDPEAFLLRLRDAISIDHFIVGIVKAPVMAAVIGIVACVEGLAVQGSAESLGQHTTASVVKGIFFVIVMDGVFAIFFASIGM; translated from the coding sequence TTGAACGGCGATCCGAAGCTGGAACGGATTGCCAAGGGCAACGCGCTGGCACTCTGCGCCACCGGAACCTGGACCGCGAGCTTCGCGCCGGTCCTGGAGCGGATGGTGGCTGACGCCGAGAAGCTCGCCGGCGGTTCGCAAAGCATCTTCATCGACGTCTCCGAAGTCGCCAAGCTCGACACCTTCGGCGCCTGGCTGATCGAGCGGCTGCGCCGCAGCCTGACGCAAGGGCCTGTCGAAGCGCAGATCGCAGGGCTGTCCGCCAATTATTCCAGCCTCGTCGACGAGGTTCGGCGGGTCAGGGCGACGCCGGTCGTCGACAGCAGCACGGTCACCATCACCGGCATGCTGGAGCAGATCGGCCGGACCGTGGCAGGCGTCGCCGGCACGGTTGCGGGCCTCGTCGACATGCTCGGCGCGGTGCTCGCGGCGGGTTTTCGCGTCTTGATCCACCCGCGCTCGTTCCGCTTGACCTCGACCGTGCATCACATGGAGCAGGTCTGCTGGCGCGCGGTGCCGATCATCGTGCTGATCACGTTCCTGATCGGCTGCATCATCGCGCAGCAGGGCATTTTTCATTTCCGCAGGTTCGGCGCCGACATCTTCGTCGTCGACATGCTCGGCGTGCTGGTGCTGCGCGAGATCGGCGTGTTGCTGGTCGCCATCATGGTCGCGGGCCGCTCGGGCAGCGCCTATACCGCCGAGCTCGGCTCGATGAAGATGCGCGAGGAGATCGACGCGCTGCGCACCATGGGTTTCGACCCGATCGAGGTCCTGGTGCTGCCGCGCATGCTGGCGCTGGTGCTGGCGCTGCCGATCCTGGCCTTCCTCGGCGCCATGGCCGCGCTCTACGGCGGCGGTCTCGTCGCCTGGCTCTATGGCGGCGTCGATCCCGAAGCCTTCCTGTTGCGCCTGCGCGACGCCATCTCGATCGACCATTTCATCGTCGGCATCGTAAAGGCACCCGTCATGGCCGCGGTGATCGGCATCGTCGCCTGCGTCGAGGGGCTCGCCGTGCAGGGCAGCGCGGAATCGCTCGGGCAGCACACCACGGCATCCGTGGTGAAGGGCATCTTCTTCGTCATCGTCATGGACGGCGTGTTCGCCATCTTCTTCGCCTCGATCGGGATGTGA
- the dgcA gene encoding N-acetyl-D-Glu racemase DgcA: protein MTSSKVPALVARIERFPIAGSFTISRGAKTEAVTVVAEVSQNGLTGRGECVPYPRYGETPEATLAAIQAMQAAIAGGLSREALQAAMPPGAARNALDCALIDLEAKAAGLRAWSLLDRPVPGERTTAYTISLGTPAAMAAATAKAAHRPLLKIKLGGDGDPERITAVRKAAPESELIVDANEAWTEANLEHNLAACDAAGVTLVEQPLPSGKDDALARIKRPLVVCADESVHDRSSLAPLRERYDAVNIKLDKTGGLTEALAMADAAQALGFEIMIGCMVATSLSMAPAMLVTPQARFVDLDGPLLLARDRDHALRYDDSLVYPPDSSLWG from the coding sequence ATGACTTCCAGCAAAGTTCCGGCCCTCGTCGCACGAATCGAGCGCTTCCCCATCGCCGGCAGTTTTACCATCAGCCGGGGCGCCAAGACCGAGGCCGTGACGGTCGTGGCCGAAGTGAGCCAAAACGGCCTGACCGGCCGCGGCGAGTGCGTGCCCTATCCCCGCTATGGCGAGACGCCCGAGGCGACTTTGGCCGCCATCCAGGCCATGCAGGCGGCCATTGCGGGTGGCCTCTCGCGAGAGGCCCTGCAAGCCGCCATGCCGCCCGGTGCGGCCCGCAACGCGCTGGACTGCGCCCTGATCGACCTCGAGGCCAAGGCGGCCGGCCTGCGGGCCTGGAGCCTCCTCGACCGCCCGGTCCCGGGCGAGCGCACCACCGCCTACACGATTTCGTTAGGGACCCCCGCGGCGATGGCGGCAGCGACCGCCAAGGCCGCGCACCGGCCCCTGCTCAAGATCAAGCTCGGCGGCGACGGCGATCCGGAGCGGATCACGGCGGTGCGCAAGGCCGCCCCCGAATCCGAGCTGATCGTGGATGCCAACGAGGCCTGGACCGAGGCCAATCTGGAGCACAATCTCGCCGCCTGCGACGCCGCCGGCGTCACCCTGGTCGAGCAACCGCTGCCATCAGGCAAGGACGACGCGCTGGCGCGGATCAAGCGGCCGCTCGTGGTCTGCGCCGACGAGAGCGTGCATGACCGCTCATCGCTCGCGCCGCTGCGCGAGCGCTACGACGCCGTCAACATCAAGCTCGACAAGACCGGCGGCCTCACCGAGGCCCTCGCCATGGCCGATGCGGCGCAGGCGCTCGGTTTCGAGATCATGATCGGCTGCATGGTCGCGACCTCGCTGTCGATGGCGCCGGCGATGCTGGTGACGCCGCAGGCGCGCTTTGTCGATCTCGACGGCCCGCTGCTGCTCGCGCGCGACCGCGATCACGCCCTGCGTTATGACGACAGCCTGGTCTATCCGCCGGACTCCTCGCTCTGGGGCTGA
- a CDS encoding PepSY domain-containing protein: protein MKNAAVLVLLGSLMTTPVSMARADQPGPDWMPMEQVKSKLLQSGYTQVTKLEADDGHWEGEGIKNGQKMEFHADPKTGVVISEKHDD, encoded by the coding sequence ATGAAGAACGCGGCGGTACTTGTACTTCTCGGATCGTTGATGACGACACCGGTGAGCATGGCCAGGGCCGATCAGCCTGGGCCAGACTGGATGCCGATGGAGCAGGTCAAGTCGAAACTCCTGCAATCGGGCTACACTCAAGTCACCAAGCTTGAGGCTGACGACGGTCATTGGGAAGGAGAGGGGATCAAAAACGGCCAGAAGATGGAGTTTCACGCAGACCCGAAAACGGGCGTAGTGATCTCTGAAAAACACGACGATTAG
- a CDS encoding VOC family protein, with protein MPQTPPVGAFAIIPSNDLAAAIPFWERLGFTRAGGDANYVIMRGWGCEVHLTQAGDGPWQVPEHNPFGVFIRTPDVEAIAARVDDLIIRPGGVLRHREWGLYEVGINGPDGLLVRIGWPSDLMTSRG; from the coding sequence ATGCCCCAAACTCCGCCGGTCGGCGCCTTCGCCATCATTCCGAGCAACGACCTTGCCGCTGCCATACCGTTCTGGGAGCGTCTTGGCTTCACGCGCGCAGGCGGTGACGCCAACTACGTCATCATGAGGGGTTGGGGATGCGAGGTGCATCTCACGCAAGCCGGCGACGGCCCGTGGCAAGTGCCCGAGCACAATCCCTTCGGCGTCTTCATTCGCACGCCCGACGTCGAGGCCATCGCCGCGCGCGTCGACGATCTGATCATCCGGCCGGGCGGCGTGCTGCGCCACCGCGAATGGGGTCTCTACGAGGTCGGGATCAATGGACCGGACGGTCTTCTCGTCCGGATCGGCTGGCCTTCCGATCTGATGACCTCGCGCGGCTGA